From the Canis lupus familiaris isolate Mischka breed German Shepherd chromosome 27, alternate assembly UU_Cfam_GSD_1.0, whole genome shotgun sequence genome, the window CACCAAATAGGGCCCAGGTGCCAGCTGTCATCTGCACCATAAGATAAACATTGAGAAAGATGCtcaggagtgggaggagaggcagaccaGGTACCTTGAAGTGAAGGGGAGTGGAGTTCTGTGGCTGTCTCCAGATGACCCCGGTGATCCCAGTGatgagcagcaggagcagcacaACCACTGTGATCCACACTGGGTCTCCAGAATGCAGATATGGCCACTGGGCCAGCACCAAGCAGAGAACAGTCAGCAGCAGAGCAAACAGTGAGGAGCAAACAGAGACAATCCGGCCAGAGAgtgcggtgggggtggggctgcctgGAAAGAGTAGTCCCTGTAGAGTCAGCTTCTCTGCTATGGGTCCATTCTCTTCCTGCACCTCTGCTTCATTTCTCTCACTCTCCTCCTGCACCTCTGCTTCACTTCCCTCACTCTTCTTTTTGGGCAGATACCTGATGATGAGAACCCCAAAGGATATCAGAGAGAAAATTACCAGAGACACCAGTGACCTGAGACGCATAAGGTCAATGATTCCGAAAAAGAAAGTCATGATTGCTGCAATAATAACAAAGACTACAGTGGCTGTGATGTGAAAGCATATGCCAGTTTGGATCCTGGCAAGGACAGGGAACAGGAGGCCATCCTCTGCCATCTTGGATATCACCCGATGGAAGAAGAATGTAAAGccaaagatgtttaaaaaaatattagataaaattaCAAAAGCTACAACATAGTAGGCAGGGACCCAGCCAATATGAAGAAATGTCTCTAGCAAGGTGCTCCCAGAGTGGAGCTGGTAGTAAGGCATCATAAGTGTAAATGCTGCAGAGACACTAAAATACATCAAAGTGGAGATGAACAGTGAAATCCCAATGCTCATTGGGATGGAACGCTCAGGATTCTGGGCTTCTTCAACTCTGGTAATAATAATGGTGAAACTACTAAAAGCATAGAAGCAGATAGCTGTTCCATGGAGAATACCCTGGAAGCCAAAAGGCATGAATCCTCCAGAGCCCAGAGGACCCAAGCTAGAGGTGTCATTGAGTCCAGCCTTTATGTAGTCCTCTTCTGTGAGCTTCCAGTTGTGCAGGTCCCCCTTTATGAAGCCAGAGATGATGATAAAACTGAGAACCAAAATGTTCACTGATGCGAAAACTTTGGTAACAACCAGGAAAAGCCGTCTAATGTTTGAAGTCAGCACTTCCATGAACACCATCACAAGGCCCACAACAAAATAGCCTAGAATTTCTATAAAGTTCTGGGAAACATGCAATGAAATGCTCCTGTGCAAGATCTGAGAGAGCTGGTTCCCAAAAAGGCTGCCAAAAGCTAAGGTCCAGGCTCGGAAAACTAATGCTATATGAGCAACATTGGTAAGGATGAGATTCCAGCCGGTGATGAAAGCCCCAAGTTCACCTACAGTGACATAAGTGTAGAGATATGAAGAGCCAGAGTGGGGAACCCAGGCACTAATCTCTGCATAGCACAACCCAGCCAACAATGAAGTTAGGCCAGCCACCAAAAAGCAGATCACAATGGCTGGTCCTGCTATAACTCCAAACACCTCCCCAGCcagaatataaacatttataccCATTGTGTAGCCCACACCCAGGGCCACTAAATCCAGAGTGTTCTGAGTTCTGGCAGGGGCAGTCTCAGGCACAGATTGCTCCAGCGGATGTTTGTACACCAGCTTTTTACCAAATCTTCGAAGTACCTGACGCAGCATTCTAGCTGGAATTGAAGAGGATTCTAGAATCAGAGAGCTGTAGCAAATCCAAGGGTCAGAGAGTCGCAGATCAAGTTCAGTGAGGCTAAGTTAAGCAGAGTTGGGTTGGGGCTGCCTCGATTGGTTGCTCAGGCTTCGAAGGTGCTGTCTCATATTTCTTCTGGTATGTGTTATCCCTTCACGATGCCTAAAACATAGTAAACAATAAATTTTTACTGAACTCATTATTCAACCCACCAACCAAAGCTCAGAAGTCCCATGTCACCTGTTGCAGCCCAAATACAACAGAAACTGACACCAAAGGACATCATAGCAAAATAAACCCTGCTTTCCACCCAGAAAAAGTGCCAAATACCTCCCaacattctcctttttttgcaTACCACATGACATAAACCCATCTCAGTTCATTTAACTCGTGCAGTTTCATGTAGTAATTAAGCTGCAAGACCCAACAGAGTATAAATGTACAATAATTCACATATGGGATATTTACAAGGTTCTTGAGTTTGAGTAATGACACATTAATTCACAGACGAGATGTTTCATTGCAATTACAGAGCCATTTGTATATATCATctgagtttaaaatataaatattagtctCCTGTTCTTACATCCTTGGGCACCAAATCCCTGGCCAAGGTCAGATGGTACTTTGATCCCCATTTTTCCTCATTCTGCATCATCCACTTAGCTGTACTTATGGCCAAGAATGTACAGTCCACCACTTCTGTGAGGAGGGGAAATGAAAATAGAGataaagatgagagaagaaaacaaaatgcattgCAAAGGGGCCTGACAGCAAGTGATGGTACGAACATGCTATGACTGAGGGAAGGACTGAGCCTACTCTGTGCATTGTAGATTGCACACAGGAATTGCAGGAGATAATGTTTTGATAGGACCTGGTAAAGGCCCTGATAAATGGCAAGCATTCAGGAGATTTAACATGAAGGGAAACCAGAGTCCTGTGATTGCCAGGATATGGAGAATACAAAGAAGAAATACCTGCTAGGAAGAGGGGGGATAACAGGGAAGATAGAGCACCCTTCCTCTAGCTTCCTCTGAACCCATGTCCCTTTTCCcaattcctctttctccttcagcCCCTTCAAGTGTACTGGAGGCTTCTATAGTTAGCACTAACGATGCTTGTACCACGTTTCTCTCTCTGGGGAGCTGTCCTAAACCCCCTACCTCCCAACAAAGACATAACAGTGGTTCTTCACATTTGTTGAATCACAGACCCCTCTGAGGTGGGtcaccttaaaaaaatatcatacaCTCTTCAAATTCCATCCATGGACTGAGCAGGATCGCAGCGGAGGACCATCTGAATGGCAGGGTCAGAGATGGTCAATGCTTTTGATAATTTCTGTTTCCCTCAATTGTGTTGTGCAGTGTGGTGCTTGCACTCTTCCTACTTTCACTGAAGATGGGGGAGAGTAGATCTACGGACAAAGTATGAAGATAACCAAAGAATCaacataaagaacaaaatgtatGGGAactaaataatcatattttatttctccaacaGAATCAGGTAGAAGgcagaacaaacaaatgaacaaccaAATGCACAGAAGAGAGAGCAAACCCATAATTGGGAATCCTGAGAGAGCCTGCTACAAATTCAGCTTATAACAACACAGAGAAACATTGTTCTCAATCACCATGTTCAGAAATGTTCTTTCTCCGTACACTAATCTGCGattattctaatagttttgttTAGTCCAGACCTTCTGACCCAGCTTTCAGAGTCCCGCCCCTAATTCTTCTCCTATCCTCAGGCCCATCACCTCCTTCCTTACTCAACTCATCACATCCTGACTTACCCTTCCTGGGATAAGCCTGTGGCCTGGGTAAGTATGTGCCCTGCCAGGGACGCCCTTCTCACTCCTTCTGTCCAGTCTTGACCCTCTAGTTCTTCTCAACCTTATTCTACAACCTCCCCCCTACATCTAAAAAGCCTTTCCTAAACCATCCTGCCTGATCCGCATCCCCaatcctcttccccttcccaccagCACTTATAGCCTGTCCTGATGCTCATTTGAAACATTTTCCCTTTCTGTCAGCTGGTGTCCTGAGTGTGTCATTTACATTCCTCTACAGTCTAAAAGCTTCTGGAACGTGGGGCTACAATCCATGTATCTCCTCCTCCTTCGGATTTCCACACTTCTACACCAAACCTGCACTACCCAGGGCAAGGATCTGCTCATGATTGCAGCAAGCAACCAAAAGAGGCATTTaggacagagaaaatgaatac encodes:
- the LOC119877665 gene encoding cationic amino acid transporter 3-like gives rise to the protein MLRQVLRRFGKKLVYKHPLEQSVPETAPARTQNTLDLVALGVGYTMGINVYILAGEVFGVIAGPAIVICFLVAGLTSLLAGLCYAEISAWVPHSGSSYLYTYVTVGELGAFITGWNLILTNVAHIALVFRAWTLAFGSLFGNQLSQILHRSISLHVSQNFIEILGYFVVGLVMVFMEVLTSNIRRLFLVVTKVFASVNILVLSFIIISGFIKGDLHNWKLTEEDYIKAGLNDTSSLGPLGSGGFMPFGFQGILHGTAICFYAFSSFTIIITRVEEAQNPERSIPMSIGISLFISTLMYFSVSAAFTLMMPYYQLHSGSTLLETFLHIGWVPAYYVVAFVILSNIFLNIFGFTFFFHRVISKMAEDGLLFPVLARIQTGICFHITATVVFVIIAAIMTFFFGIIDLMRLRSLVSLVIFSLISFGVLIIRYLPKKKSEGSEAEVQEESERNEAEVQEENGPIAEKLTLQGLLFPGSPTPTALSGRIVSVCSSLFALLLTVLCLVLAQWPYLHSGDPVWITVVVLLLLLITGITGVIWRQPQNSTPLHFKVPGLPLLPLLSIFLNVYLMVQMTAGTWALFGVWLLVGCAIYFGYGIQSSLVANLT